In Helicobacter sp. 'house sparrow 1', one DNA window encodes the following:
- the cas2 gene encoding CRISPR-associated endonuclease Cas2 yields the protein MEEKFMRVLVMFDIPTKTKEERKAGTKFRQRLLKEGFFMLQFSVYLRICKGIKSANTYMQKLESFVPKKGHIRAIIITEKQFDNMKILLGERSLTEKAQEPIQLTLF from the coding sequence ATGGAAGAGAAATTTATGAGAGTTTTGGTGATGTTTGATATACCTACAAAAACAAAAGAAGAGAGAAAAGCAGGAACTAAATTTCGTCAAAGACTACTTAAGGAAGGCTTTTTTATGTTGCAATTTTCGGTATATCTGAGGATTTGCAAAGGGATTAAAAGTGCAAATACCTATATGCAAAAACTAGAGAGCTTTGTACCAAAAAAAGGTCATATTAGAGCAATTATTATTACAGAAAAGCAATTTGACAATATGAAGATACTTTTGGGAGAAAGAAGTCTCACAGAAAAGGCTCAAGAGCCAATCCAGCTAACACTTTTTTAG